A window of the Capricornis sumatraensis isolate serow.1 chromosome 9, serow.2, whole genome shotgun sequence genome harbors these coding sequences:
- the TRIM11 gene encoding E3 ubiquitin-protein ligase TRIM11, with protein MAAPDLSTNLQEEATCAICLDYFTDPVMTDCGHNFCRECIRRCWGQPEGPYACPECRELFPQRNLRPNRPLAKMAEMARRLHPPSPVPQGVCAAHREPLAAFCGDELRLLCAACERSGEHWAHRVRPLQDAAEDLKSKLEKSLEHLRKQMEDALLFQAQAEETCSLWQKMVETQRQNVLTEFERLRRLLVEEEQLLLQRLEEEELEVLPPLRESAARLGQQSARLAELIAELEGRCQLPALGLLQDIRDTLRRVQDVKLQPPEVVPMEMRTVCRVPGLVEALRRFRGDMTLDPDTANPELVLSEDRRSVRRGDLRQALPDSPERFDPGPCVLGQEPLTSGRHYWEVEVGERASWALGVCRENANRKEKGELFAGNGFWILVFLGSYYNSSERAFAPLRDPPRRVGIFLDYEAGHLSFYSANDGSLLYTFPETPFSGTLRALFSPLSSSPTPMTICRLKGGPADGLAPQ; from the exons ATGGCCGCACCCGACCTGTCGACCAACCTCCAAGAGGAGGCCACCTGCGCCATCTGCCTCGACTACTTCACGGATCCAGTGATGACCGACTGCGGCCACAACTTCTGCCGCGAGTGCATCCGGCGCTGCTGGGGCCAGCCCGAGGGCCCGTACGCCTGCCCCGAGTGCCGCGAGCTGTTCCCGCAGAGGAACCTGCGACCCAACCGCCCGCTCGCCAAGATGGCCGAGATGGCGCGGCGCCTGCACCCACCGTCTCCTGTTCCGCAGGGAGTGTGCGCAGCGCACCGCGAGCCGCTGGCCGCCTTCTGCGGCGACGAGCTGCGCCTCCTGTGCGCGGCCTGCGAGCGTTCAGGGGAGCACTGGGCGCACCGTGTGCGCCCGCTGCAGGACGCGGCCGAAGACCTTAAG AGCAAGCTGGAGAAATCCCTGGAGCATCTGCGGAAGCAAATGGAGGATGCGCTGCTGTTCCAGGCCCAAGCGGAGGAGACCTGCTCCCTGTGGCAG AAGATGGTGGAGACCCAGCGGCAGAATGTACTGACCGAGTTTGAGAGGCTGCGCCGTCTGCTCGTGGAGgaggagcagctgctgctgcagaggctggaagaggaggagctggaggtgCTGCCCCCCTTGAGGGAGAGCGCGGCCCGCCTTGGACAGCAGAGCGCCCGGCTGGCCGAGCTGATCGCCGAGCTGGAGGGCCGCTGCCAGCTGCCTGCACTGGGGCTGCTGCAG GACATCAGGGACACCCTGCGCAG AGTCCAGGACGTGAAGCTGCAGCCTCCCGAGGTGGTACCTATGGAGATGAGGACCGTGTGCAGGGTCCCTGGGCTGGTGGAGGCCTTGCGGAGGTTCCGAG GGGACATGACCCTGGATCCTGACACAGCCaaccctgagctggtgctgtccGAGGACCGGAGGAGCGTGCGGCGCGGGGACCTGCGGCAGGCCCTGCCTGACAGCCCCGAGCGGTTCGACCCTGGGCCTTGCGTGCTGGGCCAGGAGCCCCTGACCTCAGGCCGCCACTACTGGGAGGTGGAGGTTGGGGAGCGGGCCAGCTGGGCCCTGGGTGTTTGCAGAGAGAACGCCAACCGCAAGGAGAAGGGCGAGCTGTTTGCTGGCAACGGCTTCTGGATCCTGGTGTTCCTGGGAAGCTACTACAACTCCTCTGAGCGAGCTTTTGCCCCTCTTCGAGACCCGCCCCGGCGTGTGGGCATCTTTCTGGACTACGAGGCTGGACACCTGTCCTTCTACAGTGCCAATGATGGGTCACTCTTGTATACCTTTCCTGAGACGCCCTTCTCGGGGACCCTGCGggccctcttctctcctctgtccAGCAGCCCGACCCCTATGACCATCTGCAGGCTGAAAGGCGGGCCCGCGGACGGGCTGGCTCCCCAGTGA
- the TRIM17 gene encoding LOW QUALITY PROTEIN: E3 ubiquitin-protein ligase TRIM17 (The sequence of the model RefSeq protein was modified relative to this genomic sequence to represent the inferred CDS: substituted 1 base at 1 genomic stop codon) produces MDAVELARKLQEEATCSICLDYFTDPVMTTCGHNFCRECIQLTWEKAKGQKKRRKRKGSFPCPECRELSPQRNLRPNRLLTKVAEMVRQHPSPQSRDLCPVHRELLKLFCEDDQRPICLICRESQEHRPHRVVPIEEAVQAYKLKLEEDMEHLREEMMKTEELQAKEQQTLAEWQEKVKERRERITVEFEKTGLFLMEEKQRLLQALXKEEEETVAKLQQSTASLKEQSHSLERLLLQLEDRNERTPLQMLQDMKDLLSRKKSLSVQCPETTSVTLKTICRVPGQIEVLKSFQEDVVPDPSTAYPYLLLYESRQRRYLSTPMDGTPRGKDRFLAYPCAVGQEAFSSGRHYWEVGMNLTGDALWALGVCRDNVSRRNRVPKSPENGFWVVQLCKGKRYTPAALPPTPATLVEPPSHVGIFLDFEAGELSFYNVNDGSHLHTYSQPAFPGPLQPFFCLGAPKSGQMVISTVTLWVKG; encoded by the exons ATGGATGCTGTGGAACTTGCCAGAAAGCTGCAGGAGGAAGCCACGTGCTCCATCTGTCTTGACTACTTCACAGACCCCGTGATGACCACCTGCGGTCACAATTTCTGCCGAGAGTGCATCCAGCTGACCTGGGAGAAGGCCAAAGgccagaaaaagaggagaaagcgGAAGGGCTCCTTTCCCTGCCCTGAGTGCCGCGAGCTGTCCCCCCAGAGGAACCTGCGGCCCAACCGTCTGCTGACCAAAGTGGCTGAGATGGTGCGGCAGCACCCCAGCCCGCAGAGCAGGGACCTGTGCCCGGTGCACCGAGAGCTGCTCAAACTCTTCTGTGAGGATGACCAGAGGCCCATCTGCCTCATCTGCAGGGAGTCCCAGGAGCACCGGCCCCACAGGGTGGTCCCTATCGAGGAGGCCGTGCAAGCGTACAAG TTGaagctggaggaggacatggagcACCTTCGAGAGGAGATGATGAAGACAGAAGAGCTGCAAGCCAAGGAGCAACAGACCTTGGCCGAGTGGCAG gagaaggtgaaggagCGGAGGGAGCGCATCACGGTCGAGTTTGAGAAGACGGGTCTCTTCCTGATGGAGGAGAAGCAGCGCCTGCTCCAGGCCCtgtaaaaggaggaggaggagacagtggCAAAGCTTCAGCAGAGCACAGCCTCCCTGAAGGAGCAGAGTCACTCCTTAGAGAGGCTGCTCCTGCAGCTGGAGGACAGAAACGAGCGCACACCGCTCCAGATGCTGCAG GATATGAAAGACCTCCTCAGCAG GAAAAAGAGCCTGAGTGTGCAGTGCCCAGAGACTACCTCCGTCACGCTGAAGACCATCTGTAGGGTCCCAGGGCAGATAGAGGTCCTCAAGAGTTTCCAAG AGGACGTGGTGCCCGACCCCTCCACGGCATACCCCTACCTCCTCTTGTATGAGAGCCGCCAGAGGCGCTACCTGAGCACCCCGATGGATGGCACACCCCGTGGCAAGGACAGGTTCCTCGCCTATCCCTGTGCGGTTGGCCAAGAGGCCTTCTCCTCAGGGAGGCACTACTGGGAGGTGGGCATGAACCTCACCGGTGACGCACTGTGGGCCCTGGGCGTGTGCAGGGACAACGTGAGCCGGAGGAACAGGGTCCCCAAGTCCCCAGAAAATGGGTTCTGGGTGGTGCAGCTATGCAAGGGAAAGAGGTACACACCTGCCGCGCTTCCCCCAACTCCCGCCACACTGGTCGAGCCTCCGAGCCACGTGGGCATCTTCCTGGATTTTGAAGCTGGAGAGCTGTCCTTCTACAACGTGAACGACGGGTCCCACCTGCATACCTACTCTCAGCCTGCCTTCCCTGGCCCCCTGCAGCCCTTCTTCTGCCTTGGGGCCCCCAAATCAGGCCAGATGGTCATCTCTACAGTGACTCTGTGGGTGAAGGGATAG